The Streptococcus viridans genome includes a window with the following:
- a CDS encoding ABC transporter ATP-binding protein: MLQSLIAEIKEYKKPSILASLYMVFEVMFEISIPFIMATLLDKGVQKGDMITVLTYGLLMLVFAFLSLFCGMQSARYGAFASAGFAKNLRKAIFKKIQTFSFENIDSFSSGGLVTRMMTDVTNVQNSYQMVIRICVRAPLNLIFAIVASYLINPQMASIFVGITLFLGLVLGVITKIVYPLFTKVFDAYDNLNNSIQENITNMRVVKSYVKEEEETVKFKKASRLIYNMFMKAIRIVILSSPAMMLSLYASFILISWIGAQLIVSGSFTTGELTSMFAYVMTILMSLMMFMMIFVMLSISMASVERINEVLGTESTIVSPENGLTEVADGSITFDHVDFAYTDENGDKAHVLSDINLSIRSGEVIGILGGTGSGKSSLVQLIPRLYDVESGSVKVAGQDVRNYDLDHLRKQVAMVLQTNVLFSGTIKENMRWGNKDATDEEIVEACKIAQADEFIQNFKDGYDTMIERGGANVSGGQRQRLCIARALLMNPKILILDDSTSAVDTKTDSLIRQGLASSLKDTTKIIIGQRISSIQDADRIVVMNDGKIDAIGTHQDLIETNAIYREVYDMQTQGKGGQADEE, encoded by the coding sequence ATGCTTCAGTCATTGATTGCTGAAATCAAGGAATACAAGAAACCCTCAATTTTAGCCTCACTCTATATGGTCTTTGAGGTCATGTTTGAGATTTCTATTCCATTCATTATGGCGACGCTTCTGGACAAGGGGGTTCAGAAAGGGGATATGATCACTGTTCTTACCTATGGTCTCCTTATGTTGGTATTCGCCTTTCTCTCTCTTTTCTGTGGGATGCAGTCGGCTCGCTACGGAGCTTTTGCATCAGCAGGATTTGCCAAGAATCTACGGAAGGCAATCTTCAAGAAGATCCAAACCTTCTCCTTCGAAAACATCGATAGTTTCTCCTCAGGTGGTCTGGTAACCCGGATGATGACGGATGTGACCAATGTGCAGAACTCCTATCAGATGGTGATCCGGATCTGTGTGCGGGCACCGCTCAACTTGATTTTTGCCATTGTTGCCAGCTACTTGATCAATCCGCAAATGGCTAGTATCTTTGTAGGGATTACCCTCTTCTTGGGGCTGGTCTTGGGTGTGATCACGAAGATTGTTTATCCACTCTTTACTAAGGTCTTTGATGCCTATGATAACTTGAACAATAGCATTCAGGAAAACATCACCAACATGCGCGTGGTCAAGTCCTATGTCAAGGAAGAAGAAGAGACGGTCAAGTTTAAGAAAGCTTCTCGCTTGATCTACAACATGTTCATGAAGGCTATTCGCATCGTGATTTTGAGTAGTCCAGCCATGATGCTCTCCTTGTATGCTTCCTTTATCTTGATCTCTTGGATCGGGGCACAGCTCATTGTGAGTGGAAGCTTCACGACTGGTGAGCTGACTTCTATGTTTGCCTATGTCATGACCATCCTTATGTCCCTCATGATGTTTATGATGATCTTCGTCATGCTCTCGATCTCTATGGCATCTGTAGAGCGGATCAATGAAGTCCTTGGGACAGAGTCTACTATCGTCTCTCCGGAGAATGGTCTGACAGAAGTAGCAGATGGATCGATTACCTTCGACCATGTGGACTTCGCCTACACGGACGAAAATGGCGACAAGGCCCACGTCTTATCCGATATTAATCTCAGCATTCGCTCGGGTGAAGTGATCGGAATCCTTGGAGGGACTGGTTCTGGTAAGTCTAGTCTGGTCCAGCTCATCCCTCGTCTCTATGATGTAGAGTCTGGTAGTGTCAAGGTAGCTGGTCAGGATGTGCGAAACTATGATCTAGACCATTTGCGCAAGCAAGTTGCCATGGTGCTTCAGACCAATGTCCTCTTCTCCGGTACCATCAAGGAAAATATGCGCTGGGGAAATAAGGACGCGACGGACGAAGAAATCGTGGAAGCTTGTAAGATCGCTCAAGCAGATGAATTTATCCAGAACTTTAAGGATGGCTATGATACCATGATCGAACGTGGTGGAGCCAATGTCTCTGGTGGTCAGCGCCAACGTCTCTGTATCGCTCGCGCTCTCTTGATGAATCCAAAGATTTTGATCTTGGATGATTCGACTTCAGCTGTCGATACCAAGACGGATAGCCTGATCCGTCAAGGTTTAGCGTCTAGTCTCAAGGACACGACCAAGATCATCATTGGTCAACGGATCTCTTCTATCCAAGATGCAGACCGGATCGTGGTCATGAATGATGGGAAGATTGATGCGATCGGTACTCACCAAGACTTGATCGAGACCAATGCCATCTACCGTGAAGTCTATGACATGCAAACCCAAGGGAAAGGAGGACAAGCAGATGAAGAATAA